In Novosphingobium resinovorum, the following are encoded in one genomic region:
- a CDS encoding acyl-CoA dehydrogenase family protein, which produces MATRILEPASLRLPDDAALQEITRKLAASAQDHDRAATFPRANFDILAKAGLIGLTVDPKLGGAGAGYADTLRVLGAVAQGEPSTALILFMTYAFHAAEKAARWPRPLYERLAREAVAGRGLIGTFRVEPELGTPVRGGLPKTTATRTPQGWRISGEKIYSTGSTGLDWFVVWARTDEAAPRVGSFLVDPATPGITIVPEWDHLGMRATVSHKVVFEDVTIPAEHAVDVRLPAEWEASAGQAAAQSLWNALAIATIYDGVARAARDWLVGYLNARVPANLGAALASLPRVQEKLGEIEALLYTNRALIAGAARAADEGALPSATEANLIKHVANANAIQAVALGLELTGNPGISRNNPLERHYRDVLCSRIHSPQADTVLVGAGRKALLGV; this is translated from the coding sequence ATGGCGACCCGTATACTTGAACCCGCTTCGCTGCGCCTTCCCGATGACGCCGCCTTGCAGGAAATCACCCGCAAGCTGGCAGCCAGCGCGCAGGACCACGACCGCGCTGCCACGTTCCCGCGCGCCAACTTCGACATTCTGGCCAAGGCGGGCCTCATCGGCCTGACGGTCGATCCAAAGCTGGGCGGCGCGGGTGCGGGCTATGCCGACACGCTGCGGGTGCTGGGCGCGGTGGCGCAGGGGGAGCCGTCCACCGCGCTCATCCTGTTCATGACCTACGCCTTCCACGCCGCCGAGAAGGCCGCCCGCTGGCCGCGTCCTCTCTACGAACGACTGGCGCGCGAGGCGGTGGCGGGACGCGGACTGATCGGCACGTTCCGCGTCGAGCCGGAACTCGGCACCCCGGTACGCGGCGGCCTGCCCAAGACCACCGCCACCCGCACCCCGCAAGGCTGGCGCATCAGCGGCGAGAAGATCTATTCCACCGGCTCGACCGGGCTCGACTGGTTCGTCGTCTGGGCACGCACCGACGAGGCAGCCCCGCGCGTCGGCAGTTTCCTCGTGGACCCGGCGACGCCCGGCATCACCATCGTGCCCGAGTGGGACCACCTCGGCATGCGCGCCACGGTGAGCCACAAGGTCGTCTTCGAGGACGTGACGATCCCGGCCGAACACGCGGTCGACGTCAGGCTTCCGGCCGAATGGGAAGCGTCGGCGGGCCAGGCTGCGGCCCAATCGCTGTGGAACGCGCTGGCGATCGCCACGATCTACGACGGCGTCGCCCGCGCCGCACGGGACTGGCTGGTCGGCTATCTCAACGCGCGGGTGCCCGCGAACCTCGGGGCTGCGCTGGCGAGCCTGCCGCGCGTGCAGGAGAAGCTGGGCGAGATCGAGGCGCTGCTCTACACCAACCGCGCCCTGATCGCAGGCGCGGCGCGGGCGGCCGACGAAGGCGCGCTGCCCTCCGCCACCGAGGCCAACCTGATCAAGCATGTCGCCAATGCGAACGCGATCCAGGCAGTGGCGCTGGGGTTGGAACTGACCGGCAACCCGGGCATCAGCCGTAACAACCCGCTTGAGAGGCATTACCGCGACGTGCTGTGCAGCCGGATTCACTCGCCGCAGGCTGACACTGTGCTGGTCGGGGCAGGGCGCAAGGCATTGTTGGGGGTGTGA
- a CDS encoding IS110 family transposase — translation MSEVTTIGLDIAKNVFHAHGADARGRALFSRKISRTKLLEFFAQHPRCTVALEACGGAHHWGRELTGLGHDVKLIAPTYVKPFVKRHKNDAIDAEAICEAAQRPNMRFVAIKSEEQQASGLVFRTRDLLVRQRTQLINAIRGHLTEYGWVAPKGPSHVAMLGDLLEDEIGSSLPEAAKAMFRTMLDLLEELNDRIGDLDKEIARRAREDAIARQLMTIPGVGPITATAIAALAPPAETFAKGRDFAAWLGLAPRQLSTGGKQKLGSITKMGERTLRRLLIIGSSAVVLQASKRGAPAGSWLEQMLARKPRMLVTVALANKTARIIWALLMSEEDYRVPVATAA, via the coding sequence GTGTCGGAAGTTACCACAATCGGTTTGGATATCGCCAAGAATGTTTTCCATGCGCATGGTGCGGATGCGCGTGGGCGAGCGTTGTTCAGTCGCAAAATCAGCCGCACCAAGCTGCTGGAATTCTTTGCCCAGCATCCGCGGTGCACGGTGGCGCTCGAGGCTTGCGGAGGCGCGCATCACTGGGGCCGCGAACTCACGGGGCTAGGGCATGACGTGAAGCTCATTGCGCCAACTTACGTGAAGCCGTTCGTGAAGCGGCATAAAAATGATGCGATAGATGCCGAGGCGATCTGCGAGGCGGCACAGCGGCCAAACATGCGGTTTGTGGCGATCAAAAGCGAAGAGCAACAGGCATCCGGGCTGGTGTTCCGGACCCGCGATTTGCTGGTGCGTCAGCGTACGCAACTGATCAATGCGATCCGAGGGCACCTCACTGAGTATGGCTGGGTGGCGCCAAAGGGGCCGTCGCACGTTGCGATGCTTGGTGACCTGCTCGAAGACGAGATTGGCTCTTCGCTTCCTGAGGCAGCCAAGGCGATGTTTCGCACGATGCTAGATCTTTTGGAGGAACTGAACGACAGGATCGGTGATCTCGACAAAGAGATCGCACGGCGAGCACGCGAGGATGCGATCGCGCGACAGCTCATGACGATCCCTGGCGTGGGCCCGATCACGGCCACCGCTATCGCGGCGCTGGCCCCGCCGGCCGAGACCTTTGCAAAGGGGCGCGACTTTGCCGCCTGGCTCGGTCTCGCACCTCGGCAATTGTCGACGGGAGGCAAACAGAAGCTGGGCTCGATCACGAAGATGGGCGAGCGAACACTCAGGCGGCTACTCATCATCGGTAGCAGCGCTGTCGTGCTACAGGCGAGCAAACGAGGCGCTCCGGCAGGATCATGGCTCGAACAGATGCTGGCCAGGAAGCCGCGCATGTTGGTGACCGTCGCGCTTGCCAACAAGACTGCGCGGATCATCTGGGCGTTGCTCATGAGCGAAGAGGATTACAGAGTTCCGGTCGCAACTGCGGCGTAA